One genomic window of Procambarus clarkii isolate CNS0578487 chromosome 43, FALCON_Pclarkii_2.0, whole genome shotgun sequence includes the following:
- the LOC138349915 gene encoding uncharacterized protein, with amino-acid sequence MITSNHITGSSRLPVTYMLTYSNKVYDRFFCGEGSQVSNTPKLGDVLFTAPKLGDVTFTAPKLGDVPFTAPKLGDVPFTAPKLGDVPFTAPKLGDVPFTAPKLGDVPFTAPKLGDVPFTAPKLGDVLFTVPKLGDVTFTAPKLGDVPFTAPKLGDVPFTAPKLGDVLFTAPKLGDVPFTAHKLGDVLFTAPKLGDVPFTAPKLGDVPFTAHKLGDVPFTAPKLGDVPFTAPKLGDVPFTAPKLGDVPFTAPKLGDVTFTAPKLGDVTFTAPKLGDVPFTAPKLGDVTFTAPKLGDVPFTAPKLGDVTFTAPKLGDVTFTAPKLGDVPFTAPKLGDVTFTAPKLGDVTFTAPKLGDVTFTAPKLGDVPFTAPKLGDVPFTAPKLGDVTFTAPKLGDVTFTAPKLGDVPFTAPKLGDVTFTAPKLGDVTFTAPKLGDVTFTAPKLGDVPFTEHKNIRT; translated from the exons ATGATTACGTCGAACCACATTACCGGTTCTAGCAGACTACCGGTGACGTATATGTTGACGTATAGCAACAAAGTGTATGAC AGATTCTTTTGTGGTGAAGGAAGCCAAGTCTCCAATACTCCCAAGCTTGGAGACGTTCTCTTCACTGCTCCCAAGCTTGGAGACGTCACCTTCACTGCCCCCAAGCTTGGAGACGTTCCCTTCACTGCCCCCAAGCTTGGAGACGTTCCCTTCACTGCCCCCAAGCTTGGAGACGTTCCCTTCACTGCCCCCAAGCTTGGAGACGTTCCCTTCACTGCCCCCAAGCTTGGAGACGTTCCCTTCACTGCTCCCAAGCTTGGAGACGTTCCCTTCACTGCCCCCAAGCTTGGAGACGTTCTCTTCACTGTTCCCAAGCTTGGAGACGTCACCTTCACTGCTCCCAAGCTTGGAGACGTTCCCTTCACTGCCCCCAAGCTTGGAGACGTTCCCTTCACTGCCCCCAAGCTTGGAGACGTTCTCTTCACTGCCCCCAAGCTTGGAGACGTTCCCTTCACTGCCCACAAACTTGGAGACGTTCTCTTCACTGCCCCCAAGCTTGGAGACGTTCCCTTCACTGCCCCCAAGCTTGGAGACGTTCCCTTCACTGCCCACAAACTTGGAGACGTTCCCTTCACTGCTCCCAAGCTTGGAGACGTTCCCTTCACTGCCCCCAAGCTTGGAGACGTTCCCTTCACTGCCCCCAAGCTTGGAGACGTTCCCTTCACTGCTCCCAAGCTTGGAGACGTCACCTTCACTGCTCCCAAGCTTGGAGACGTCACCTTCACTGCTCCCAAGCTTGGAGACGTTCCCTTCACTGCTCCCAAGCTTGGAGACGTCACCTTCACTGCTCCCAAGCTTGGAGACGTTCCCTTCACTGCTCCCAAGCTTGGAGACGTCACCTTCACTGCTCCCAAGCTTGGAGACGTCACCTTCACTGCTCCCAAGCTTGGAGACGTTCCCTTCACTGCTCCCAAGCTTGGAGACGTCACCTTCACTGCTCCCAAGCTTGGAGACGTCACCTTCACTGCTCCCAAGCTTGGAGACGTCACCTTCACTGCTCCCAAGCTTGGAGACGTTCCCTTCACTGCCCCCAAGCTTGGAGACGTTCCCTTCACTGCTCCCAAGCTTGGAGACGTCACCTTCACTGCTCCCAAGCTTGGAGACGTCACCTTCACTGCTCCCAAGCTTGGAGACGTTCCCTTCACTGCTCCCAAGCTTGGAGACGTCACCTTCACTGCTCCCAAGCTTGGAGACGTCACCTTCACTGCTCCCAAGCTTGGAGACGTCACCTTCACTGCTCCCAAGCTTGGAGACGTTCCCTTcactgaacataagaacataagaacataa